The Erpetoichthys calabaricus chromosome 13, fErpCal1.3, whole genome shotgun sequence genome has a window encoding:
- the si:cabz01093077.1 gene encoding C-C chemokine receptor type 4 produces the protein MDNLTDDPLDYNNFSPCSTDSSKVLGKHFLMAVFPLIFVLGLIGNIMVLWTLIQYVHLKTMTDICLFNLAISDLIVVISIPFWMSMLLATLPISDVCGFMKAIHMIGFYSSILFVTLMSVDRYLAVVHAVFAMKARTLVYGTMASAAIWLVAICASLPEFVFARMTTENGSARCEMSYPMHSAKTWNLIHNSEVNVLGLLIPLGVMIYCYIRIVMVLMKSRIQRRNKAVKLVFMIVFIFILFWVPYNIAFFFHSLQQFGYLNSCEATQKLVATIDATEMLALTHCCVNPVIYAFAGEKFRNHMSVMFNGFRLCTLVCKRTRGHLAASETETSNTIV, from the exons AT GGATAACCTCACTGATGACCCTCTGGACTACAATAATTTCAGTCCTTGTTCCACTGACAGCTCCAAAGTCCTCGGGAAGCACTTCCTCATGGCTGTTTTCCCTCTCATCTTCGTCCTGGGCTTGAtcgggaacatcatggtgctgtGGACGCTCATTCAGTACGTACACCTTAAGACAATGACAGACATCTGCCTTTTCAATTTAGCCATTTCCGATCTGATAGTGGTCATCTCCATTCCCTTCTGGATGTCCATGCTCCTAGCAACACTTCCCATTTCAGACGTCTGCGGATTCATGAAAGCGATACACATGATTGGATTCTACAGCAGCATTTTATTTGTGACCCTGATGAGCGTAGACAGATACCTGGCTGTGGTCCACGCGGTTTTTGCCATGAAAGCTCGGACTCTTGTGTATGGCACGATGGCAAGTGCCGCCATTTGGCTTGTGGCCATTTGCGCCTCGCTTCCGGAGTTTGTCTTCGCCCGCATGACCACAGAGAACGGCTCCGCTCGGTGTGAAATGTCTTACCCAATGCATTCAGCAAAGACGTGGAATCTGATCCACAACAGCGAAGTGAACGTTCTGGGCCTCCTGATCCCACTAGGTGTCATGATATACTGTTACATCAGGATTGTCATGGTGCTGATGAAATCCCGGATACAGAGGAGAAACAAGGCCGTCAAGCTCGTCTTTATGATAGTTTTCATCTTCATCCTCTTCTGGGTGCCGTACAACATTGCGTTTTTCTTCCACTCCCTGCAACAGTTTGGCTATCTGAATAGCTGTGAGGCCACACAAAAGCTCGTGGCCACCATTGACGCTACCGAAATGCTGGCGCTGACACACTGTTGTGTGAACCCTGTCATTTATGCCTTTGCTGGTGAGAAGTTCCGGAATCACATGAGCGTCATGTTTAATGGATTCCGACTGTGCACGTTAGTGTGCAAAAGGACAAGGGGACACCTGGCAGCTTCGGAAACAGAGACATCCAACACAATAGTGTAA